In one Sphingomonas sanguinis genomic region, the following are encoded:
- the rpsT gene encoding 30S ribosomal protein S20, with protein sequence MANTPQAKKRIRRNERRAVINGNRVSRIRTFVKKVEAALAAGDKESATVALAAAQPEMARGVAKGVLHKNTVARKFSRLTKRIAALA encoded by the coding sequence ATGGCGAACACGCCGCAGGCCAAAAAGCGTATCCGTCGCAACGAGCGTCGCGCCGTCATCAACGGCAACCGCGTCAGCCGCATCCGTACCTTCGTGAAGAAGGTCGAAGCCGCCCTGGCCGCCGGTGACAAGGAAAGCGCGACGGTCGCTCTGGCCGCGGCGCAGCCGGAAATGGCCCGTGGCGTCGCCAAGGGCGTGCTGCACAAGAACACCGTCGCGCGCAAGTTCTCGCGCCTGACGAAGCGTATCGCCGCACTGGCCTAA
- the trpS gene encoding tryptophan--tRNA ligase yields the protein MRVVSGIKPTGNLHLGNYLGAVKQWVAMQDDIQAKGGETMYFIADLHGLTEWIAPEAMAANTIEMTATLIAAGIDPERSILFNQTRVPQHSELSWLLNNVARVGWLNRMTQFKDKAGKNREGASVGLYDYPVLMAADVLLYNATHVPVGEDQKQHLELARDIATKFNNDYGRELFTLPEPFISKAAPRIMSLRDGASKMSKSNPSEMSLVKLIDSDDQIAEKFRKAKTDADVLPDTMEGLEGRAEARNLITIYAALSDRDPAEVLTQFAGQGFGAFKPELADLAVAKLGPIRERLTQLLDDRGEVGRILERGAEKARDLAAPLLLDVQRTMGLQI from the coding sequence ATGCGCGTCGTTTCCGGCATCAAGCCCACGGGCAACCTTCATCTCGGCAATTATCTGGGCGCCGTGAAGCAGTGGGTGGCGATGCAGGACGACATCCAGGCGAAAGGCGGCGAGACGATGTACTTCATCGCCGACCTGCACGGCCTGACCGAATGGATCGCGCCCGAGGCGATGGCGGCCAACACCATCGAGATGACCGCAACGCTGATCGCGGCCGGGATCGATCCCGAACGCTCGATCCTGTTCAATCAGACCCGCGTGCCGCAGCATAGCGAGCTGAGCTGGCTGCTGAACAATGTCGCGCGCGTCGGCTGGCTGAACCGCATGACCCAGTTCAAGGACAAGGCGGGCAAGAACCGCGAGGGCGCCAGCGTCGGGCTGTACGACTATCCCGTGCTGATGGCCGCCGACGTGCTGCTCTACAACGCCACGCATGTGCCGGTCGGAGAGGACCAGAAGCAGCATCTGGAACTGGCGCGCGACATCGCGACCAAATTCAACAACGACTATGGCCGCGAGCTCTTCACCCTGCCCGAGCCGTTCATCAGCAAGGCGGCACCGCGGATCATGAGCTTGCGCGACGGTGCGTCGAAGATGTCCAAGTCCAATCCGTCGGAAATGTCGCTGGTCAAGCTGATAGACTCCGATGACCAGATCGCCGAGAAATTCCGCAAGGCCAAGACCGACGCGGACGTCCTGCCCGACACGATGGAGGGGCTGGAAGGCCGGGCCGAGGCGCGCAACCTCATCACCATCTACGCCGCGCTGTCCGATCGCGATCCGGCCGAGGTGCTGACACAGTTCGCAGGCCAGGGCTTCGGTGCGTTCAAGCCCGAGCTGGCCGATCTGGCGGTCGCCAAGCTGGGTCCAATCCGCGAGCGGCTGACCCAGCTGCTCGACGATCGCGGCGAAGTCGGTCGTATCCTGGAGCGCGGTGCGGAAAAGGCCCGCGATCTGGCCGCCCCGCTGCTGCTCGACGTGCAGCGGACCATGGGGTTGCAGATCTGA
- the murJ gene encoding murein biosynthesis integral membrane protein MurJ → MNLTKALGSVGGLTLASRVLGLVRDSLFFRFVGANFASDAFQIAFRLPNMFRALFAEGAFSAAFIPMFNRKVAEGDKAAEGSGLAHGLAFAENALSVLLPVLIVMTAIVELAAWPVTWVQTFGYGKGTPAQFDYIVLLNRLTFPYLLFISLVSLLGGILNSLHRFWVNAAAPILLNLTLIVALLFFHSHEPMATARNQAIAVTVAGILQFVWLWWACRRAGVRLRLKRPVINDDVKRLMKLILPAAAGAGAVQINLVISTALAARFLPEGSVSYIYAADRLNQLPLGLIGIGLGTVLLPTVSRLLGAGKEVEAMEMQNRGMELALLLTLPATVALVVCGQPIVAALFQHGKFNATNSYYTAQALAAFSIGLPSYILVKVLTPGYYARTDTRTPVRYATWSMLVNLVLNLIFIWWLGHMGPPLATAIASTVNVVLLYRTLARRGHFVADAQLRRRSWRMLLAAILMGGAMALLNARFQPYVTGTNLERWGALIILVATGMLVYAVATFATGAFRLGDIKRLVRRNS, encoded by the coding sequence ATGAACCTGACCAAGGCGCTGGGCTCGGTCGGCGGGCTGACTCTGGCCAGCCGCGTGCTTGGTCTGGTTCGCGACTCGCTGTTCTTCCGCTTCGTGGGCGCGAACTTCGCCTCCGACGCGTTCCAGATCGCGTTTCGCCTGCCCAACATGTTCCGCGCCCTCTTCGCGGAGGGCGCCTTTTCCGCCGCCTTCATCCCGATGTTCAACCGCAAGGTGGCAGAGGGGGACAAGGCGGCGGAGGGCTCGGGCTTGGCGCATGGCCTGGCCTTTGCCGAGAATGCGCTCTCGGTCCTGCTGCCCGTGCTGATCGTCATGACCGCGATCGTCGAGCTGGCCGCCTGGCCCGTCACCTGGGTCCAGACCTTCGGTTACGGCAAGGGCACGCCTGCGCAGTTCGACTATATCGTCCTGCTCAACCGGCTGACCTTTCCCTATCTGCTGTTCATCAGCCTGGTGTCGCTCTTGGGCGGCATCCTCAATTCGCTGCACCGCTTCTGGGTGAATGCGGCCGCGCCGATCCTGCTCAACCTGACGCTGATCGTAGCCCTTCTGTTCTTCCACTCGCACGAACCGATGGCGACCGCCCGCAACCAGGCGATCGCGGTGACGGTGGCAGGCATCCTGCAATTCGTCTGGCTGTGGTGGGCGTGCCGCCGCGCTGGCGTCCGGTTGCGGCTGAAGCGGCCGGTCATCAACGACGACGTCAAGCGCCTGATGAAGCTGATCCTGCCCGCCGCCGCCGGGGCGGGCGCGGTGCAGATCAACCTCGTCATCTCGACCGCCCTCGCCGCCCGCTTCCTGCCCGAAGGCTCGGTGTCCTATATCTATGCCGCCGACCGGCTGAACCAGCTGCCGCTGGGGCTGATCGGCATTGGCCTCGGCACCGTCCTCCTCCCCACCGTCTCGCGCCTGCTGGGGGCGGGCAAGGAGGTGGAGGCGATGGAGATGCAGAACCGGGGCATGGAGCTGGCGCTGCTGCTCACCCTGCCCGCCACCGTCGCGCTGGTCGTCTGCGGCCAGCCCATCGTTGCGGCACTGTTCCAGCATGGCAAGTTCAACGCGACCAACAGCTATTATACCGCGCAGGCGCTGGCCGCCTTTTCGATCGGGCTGCCCAGCTACATCCTCGTGAAGGTGCTGACGCCGGGCTATTATGCCCGCACCGACACGCGGACGCCGGTGCGCTATGCGACCTGGTCGATGCTGGTCAATCTGGTGCTGAACCTGATCTTTATCTGGTGGCTGGGCCATATGGGGCCGCCGCTGGCGACCGCCATCGCGTCCACGGTCAATGTCGTGCTGCTCTATCGCACGCTGGCGCGGCGCGGGCATTTCGTGGCCGATGCACAGCTGCGCCGCCGCAGCTGGCGGATGCTGCTCGCCGCGATCCTGATGGGCGGGGCGATGGCGCTGCTCAATGCGCGGTTCCAGCCCTATGTAACGGGCACCAACCTCGAGCGCTGGGGCGCGCTCATCATACTGGTCGCGACGGGGATGCTGGTCTATGCGGTCGCCACCTTCGCGACGGGCGCCTTCCGTCTCGGAGACATCAAGCGGCTCGTTCGCCGCAACAGTTGA
- a CDS encoding murein transglycosylase A: protein MRGYRVAAMVALSVSLSACAGRIVPPGTSAPYPSRGEAQPQPRPQPRPRPGGSSVQPSGPSVSRVPDGPVRIIAATPLPATPVVTVPGAVTAAQAGVLAGPPVASLPITEPQAEAARAAFLLSCPGLMRRTDASGLTQGADWQSACQAAASVPRGGARDFFARYFEAVQVGDGRSLATGYYEPEIAGSRDRRSGYEVPIYARPRDLIDVDLGAFTTDLKGKKIRGKVQGTNLVPYDDRTAIEQGSLEGRAPILAWGADPVEVFFLQIQGSGRLRLPDGEIMRIGYDTQNGRDYTGIGALMKARGLLGPGQTSMQGIVAWLHDHPEEGRAIMRENKSFVFFRELNGAPQGAMGYAVTGQVSAAADPKFVPLGAPVFLSMDRQDATGLWVAQDTGGAIKGSNRFDTFWGAGDTARAVAGGMSARGTAFLLLPVGTLARAGITAPVGTVGAIPQP from the coding sequence ATGAGGGGGTATCGCGTCGCGGCCATGGTCGCGCTTTCGGTCAGCCTGTCGGCCTGCGCCGGGCGGATCGTTCCGCCGGGCACGTCGGCGCCCTATCCGTCGCGCGGCGAAGCGCAGCCCCAGCCCAGACCGCAACCGCGCCCCCGGCCGGGCGGTTCCTCGGTGCAGCCGAGCGGCCCCAGCGTTTCGCGCGTGCCCGATGGTCCGGTGCGGATCATCGCCGCCACGCCGCTGCCCGCCACCCCCGTCGTGACCGTTCCCGGTGCGGTGACGGCGGCGCAGGCCGGTGTGCTGGCCGGTCCGCCGGTCGCCTCGCTGCCGATCACCGAGCCGCAGGCGGAAGCCGCGCGGGCCGCATTCCTCCTGTCCTGCCCCGGCCTGATGCGGCGCACCGATGCCAGCGGGCTGACCCAGGGCGCCGACTGGCAATCCGCTTGCCAGGCCGCCGCCAGCGTACCCCGTGGCGGCGCCCGCGACTTCTTCGCCCGCTATTTCGAGGCGGTGCAGGTCGGCGACGGCCGCTCGCTCGCGACCGGCTATTACGAGCCCGAGATTGCGGGTTCGCGCGACCGGCGCTCGGGCTATGAGGTGCCGATCTATGCCCGGCCGCGCGACCTGATCGATGTCGATCTGGGTGCCTTCACGACCGACCTGAAGGGCAAGAAAATACGCGGCAAGGTGCAGGGCACCAACCTCGTCCCCTATGACGACCGGACCGCGATCGAGCAGGGATCGCTGGAGGGGCGTGCGCCGATTCTCGCCTGGGGGGCGGACCCGGTCGAGGTATTCTTCCTTCAGATTCAGGGTTCGGGGCGGCTGAGGCTGCCCGATGGCGAGATCATGCGGATCGGCTATGATACGCAGAATGGCCGCGACTATACCGGCATCGGCGCGCTGATGAAGGCGCGCGGGCTGCTGGGGCCGGGCCAGACCTCGATGCAAGGGATCGTCGCCTGGCTGCACGACCACCCCGAGGAAGGCCGCGCGATCATGCGCGAGAATAAAAGCTTCGTCTTTTTCCGCGAATTGAACGGCGCGCCGCAGGGGGCGATGGGCTATGCGGTGACGGGGCAGGTCAGCGCGGCCGCGGACCCCAAATTCGTGCCGCTGGGCGCGCCGGTGTTCCTGTCGATGGACCGGCAGGATGCGACTGGCCTGTGGGTGGCGCAGGATACGGGCGGCGCGATCAAGGGATCGAACCGCTTCGATACCTTCTGGGGCGCGGGCGATACGGCGCGAGCGGTTGCGGGCGGCATGTCGGCACGGGGCACGGCCTTCCTGCTGCTGCCGGTCGGGACGCTGGCACGCGCCGGGATTACGGCTCCTGTCGGGACGGTCGGTGCGATCCCTCAACCCTGA
- the secB gene encoding protein-export chaperone SecB gives MDEQGLPQGFEAPNGDDAGPAAGMISQYVKDLSFENPNAPAIYQAQTAPGIDVQFNISAAQVGEEVHELTLKIEVRAESEGKTAFIVDLSYAGLFGFRNVPADQIQPFMLGEAPRLLFPFARRVLADAVRDGGFPPLMLEPIDFAQLYLQQADAQGGAQPNTPETGHA, from the coding sequence ATGGACGAACAGGGTTTGCCGCAGGGCTTTGAAGCGCCGAACGGCGACGATGCCGGCCCCGCCGCCGGTATGATCTCGCAATATGTGAAGGACCTGTCGTTCGAGAACCCGAACGCGCCCGCCATCTATCAGGCGCAGACCGCGCCCGGCATCGACGTGCAGTTCAACATCTCGGCGGCGCAGGTCGGCGAGGAAGTCCATGAGCTGACGCTGAAGATCGAGGTTCGCGCCGAGTCCGAGGGCAAGACCGCCTTCATCGTCGACCTCAGCTATGCCGGTCTCTTTGGCTTCCGCAACGTGCCCGCCGATCAGATCCAGCCCTTCATGCTGGGTGAAGCGCCACGCCTGCTCTTCCCCTTCGCCCGCCGCGTGCTGGCCGATGCGGTGCGCGACGGCGGCTTCCCGCCCCTGATGCTGGAGCCGATCGACTTCGCACAGCTGTACCTGCAGCAGGCGGATGCGCAAGGAGGTGCGCAGCCGAACACCCCGGAAACCGGCCACGCCTGA
- the dnaA gene encoding chromosomal replication initiator protein DnaA produces the protein MTNWQATRPTTDQARAWARVRANLRESAGARLFDQWLKPMELIEGDEPDTVRLALPSAFATNWVRSHYADRLHLEFKAVLPEIRSVVIETRAPSKVARLTSVETLDAAPAPRPVAAAPRAVESQPVEQDDQPSLFGVPAPAPAATPRPASRAKAAAPAPVAAAPAAALRVPADRPPLDPRLTFDRFVVDSSNRVAFNAALSLAEPGPPRFSPLFLHGGTGQGKTHLMHAIAHAFLESHPEAIVLCMSAERFMFDFVAAMRARDTHSFKSRLRSADLLLIDDLQFIAGKDSTQEEFFHTVNELVGAGKRLVISADRSPQSLDGVEPRIIGRLGAGLVADIKAPDLTLRRTILNRKVADLPEIQVPTDVLDLLASRIRGNIRELEGALNRVVAYAQLTGDKIDMEFAVATLGEVLRGAQRRITIDEIQKLVSRHFELKPLDLVSARRARAIARPRQIAMYLAKRLTTRSLPEIGRKFGGRDHSTVIYAVRKIEELRDTDRDIDNAVRVLMKELEG, from the coding sequence GTGACGAATTGGCAGGCAACGCGACCGACGACGGACCAGGCTCGTGCCTGGGCGCGCGTCCGCGCGAACCTGCGCGAATCGGCCGGTGCCCGCCTGTTCGACCAGTGGCTCAAGCCCATGGAGCTGATCGAGGGTGACGAGCCCGACACGGTCCGTCTGGCGCTGCCCTCGGCCTTTGCGACCAACTGGGTGCGCAGCCATTATGCCGACCGCCTGCACCTGGAATTCAAGGCTGTGCTGCCCGAGATCCGCTCGGTCGTCATCGAGACCCGCGCGCCGAGCAAGGTCGCGCGGCTGACCAGCGTCGAGACGCTCGACGCTGCGCCCGCCCCGCGTCCCGTGGCGGCCGCGCCTCGTGCGGTCGAGTCGCAGCCGGTCGAGCAGGACGATCAGCCCTCGCTGTTCGGGGTCCCGGCCCCGGCCCCCGCCGCGACCCCGCGCCCGGCATCGCGGGCCAAGGCCGCGGCTCCTGCGCCTGTCGCCGCCGCCCCGGCCGCCGCGCTGCGCGTGCCCGCCGATCGGCCGCCGCTCGACCCGCGCCTGACCTTCGATCGCTTCGTGGTAGACTCGTCGAACCGCGTCGCGTTCAACGCCGCGCTCTCGCTTGCCGAGCCGGGGCCGCCGCGCTTCAGCCCGCTGTTCCTCCATGGCGGCACGGGGCAGGGCAAGACCCACCTGATGCACGCCATCGCGCATGCCTTTCTCGAGTCGCACCCGGAGGCGATCGTGCTGTGCATGTCGGCCGAGCGGTTCATGTTCGATTTCGTGGCCGCGATGCGTGCGCGGGATACGCACAGCTTCAAGTCGCGGCTGCGCTCCGCCGATCTGCTGCTGATTGACGATCTTCAGTTCATCGCGGGCAAGGATTCGACCCAGGAAGAATTCTTCCATACGGTCAACGAGCTGGTCGGAGCGGGCAAGCGGCTTGTCATCTCGGCCGACCGTTCGCCCCAGTCGCTGGACGGTGTCGAGCCGCGCATCATCGGCCGTCTGGGCGCGGGTCTGGTCGCCGACATCAAGGCGCCCGACCTGACGCTGCGCCGCACGATCCTGAACCGCAAGGTCGCCGATCTCCCCGAGATCCAGGTGCCGACCGATGTGCTGGATCTGCTGGCGTCACGGATTCGCGGCAATATCCGCGAGTTGGAAGGCGCGCTGAACCGAGTCGTCGCCTATGCGCAGCTGACCGGCGACAAGATCGACATGGAATTCGCCGTCGCCACGCTGGGCGAGGTGCTGCGGGGCGCGCAACGTCGGATCACCATCGACGAAATCCAGAAGCTGGTCAGCCGCCATTTCGAGCTGAAGCCGCTCGACCTGGTTTCGGCCCGCCGGGCGCGCGCGATTGCCCGCCCGCGCCAGATCGCCATGTACCTCGCCAAGCGCCTGACCACCCGCTCGCTGCCCGAGATCGGCCGCAAGTTCGGTGGGCGCGATCACTCGACGGTGATCTATGCGGTGCGCAAGATCGAGGAACTGCGCGATACCGACCGCGATATCGACAATGCGGTGCGGGTGTTGATGAAGGAACTGGAAGGCTGA
- the mutM gene encoding bifunctional DNA-formamidopyrimidine glycosylase/DNA-(apurinic or apyrimidinic site) lyase — translation MPELPEVETTVRGLTPVLAEARLTLVEPRRPDLRHPFPADLRQRMTGATVTSLGRRAKYGLIDTDRGDTMVFHLGMSGRWRIDPGEPQRHDHLLLETDAERRLALNDPRRFGFVDLWPTAELASYPPFLAMGPEPLGPDFTADYLAQALEGRAAPIKAMLLDQRIVAGLGNIYVCEALHMARIAPGRAGGQISKARLVRLVEAIRAVLEAAILAGGSSLRDYVRPDGELGYFSKEWRVYGREGDACECGAIVRRRTDSGRSTFWCATCQRS, via the coding sequence ATGCCCGAACTTCCCGAGGTCGAAACCACGGTCCGCGGCCTGACCCCGGTGCTGGCGGAGGCGCGGCTGACGCTGGTCGAGCCGCGCCGCCCCGACCTGCGCCATCCCTTTCCTGCGGACCTGCGCCAGCGGATGACGGGGGCGACGGTGACGTCGCTCGGCCGCCGCGCCAAATATGGCCTGATCGACACCGATCGCGGCGACACCATGGTCTTTCACCTCGGCATGTCGGGGCGCTGGCGGATCGATCCGGGCGAGCCGCAGCGCCACGACCATCTGCTGCTGGAAACCGATGCGGAACGGCGGCTGGCGCTGAACGATCCCCGGCGATTCGGCTTTGTCGACCTGTGGCCGACCGCCGAACTGGCCAGCTATCCGCCGTTCCTGGCGATGGGACCGGAGCCTTTAGGACCGGATTTCACCGCCGACTATCTGGCCCAGGCGCTGGAGGGGCGGGCGGCGCCCATCAAGGCGATGCTGCTCGACCAGCGGATCGTGGCGGGCCTGGGCAATATCTATGTGTGCGAGGCGCTGCACATGGCCCGGATCGCGCCGGGCCGCGCGGGCGGGCAGATATCCAAGGCGCGACTCGTCCGGCTGGTCGAGGCGATCCGGGCCGTGCTGGAGGCCGCGATCCTGGCGGGCGGCTCGTCCCTGCGCGATTATGTGCGGCCGGACGGCGAATTGGGCTATTTCTCGAAGGAGTGGCGGGTCTATGGCCGAGAGGGCGACGCCTGCGAATGCGGCGCGATCGTCCGGCGGCGAACCGATTCGGGGCGCTCGACTTTCTGGTGTGCGACCTGCCAGCGCAGTTGA
- a CDS encoding Smr/MutS family protein — translation METVRPLRAAIVPARPAPPPPTMEAVFQETPGAPKVRVKGRVPPLRQPAAPPPAPKKGPGETLDGGWDKRLSRGSVMPDSSLDLHGHTLASAHALLDQGLGRAIARGDRVLLLVTGKPPRPESERPHARGAIRAAISDWLGASRHADSIAAIRGAHPRHGGQGALYIVFRRPRER, via the coding sequence ATGGAAACGGTGCGTCCCTTACGCGCCGCCATCGTGCCCGCCCGACCCGCGCCGCCGCCGCCGACCATGGAGGCGGTGTTCCAGGAAACGCCCGGCGCGCCCAAGGTACGGGTGAAGGGCCGCGTGCCGCCGTTGCGCCAGCCCGCAGCGCCTCCGCCTGCGCCGAAGAAGGGGCCGGGCGAGACGCTGGATGGCGGCTGGGACAAGCGCCTGTCGCGGGGCAGCGTCATGCCCGACAGTTCGCTCGACCTGCATGGCCATACGCTGGCGTCGGCACATGCGTTGCTCGACCAGGGGCTGGGCCGGGCGATCGCGCGCGGCGACCGGGTGTTGCTGCTGGTGACGGGCAAGCCGCCGCGTCCCGAAAGCGAGCGTCCCCATGCGCGCGGTGCGATCCGTGCGGCGATCAGCGACTGGCTGGGCGCCTCGCGCCATGCCGATTCGATCGCGGCGATCCGGGGTGCCCATCCGCGGCATGGCGGGCAGGGCGCGCTCTATATCGTCTTCAGGCGCCCGCGCGAGCGATGA
- a CDS encoding Tim44/TimA family putative adaptor protein, with amino-acid sequence MVALFLALRLYSVLGKRTGHEQQPLARSADDRSLPVTLPRATEAAQASAPVANRNIDPRAEQGLRAVIAGESGFDVAQFLNGAQAAYRMTLEAFWKGDEDALADLVERDVLAAFAEAIEQRREAGQTLDNRLIRVESAKIVDAQVEGREARITVRFDADIAAVTRDAEGHVIAGSLSDAVETHDVWTFARTLKSGDPNWKLVDTDEA; translated from the coding sequence ATGGTCGCGCTCTTCCTCGCACTGCGGCTCTATAGCGTGCTGGGCAAGCGCACCGGCCATGAACAACAGCCGCTGGCGCGCAGCGCCGACGACCGGTCGCTGCCCGTCACGCTGCCCCGCGCGACCGAGGCGGCGCAGGCGTCCGCGCCCGTCGCCAACCGCAACATCGATCCGCGCGCCGAGCAGGGCCTGCGCGCGGTGATCGCGGGCGAGTCCGGTTTCGACGTGGCGCAGTTCCTGAACGGCGCACAGGCCGCCTATCGCATGACGCTGGAAGCCTTTTGGAAGGGTGACGAGGACGCGCTCGCCGATCTGGTCGAGCGCGATGTGCTGGCCGCCTTTGCCGAGGCGATCGAGCAGCGGCGCGAGGCGGGCCAGACGCTCGACAACCGCCTGATCCGGGTCGAGAGCGCGAAGATCGTCGATGCGCAGGTCGAGGGTCGCGAGGCGCGCATCACCGTGCGCTTCGACGCCGACATCGCCGCCGTGACGCGCGATGCCGAGGGCCATGTGATCGCCGGTTCGCTGAGCGATGCGGTCGAGACGCACGATGTCTGGACCTTCGCCCGAACGCTGAAGAGTGGCGATCCGAACTGGAAGCTCGTCGACACTGACGAAGCCTGA
- the dapE gene encoding succinyl-diaminopimelate desuccinylase codes for MTDALPLAQALIRADSVTPARGSVFDVLEAALVPLGFAVDRFTVGEEPDGPVENLLATRGGTGTHLAFAGHVDVVPAGDGWQGSPFSGEVRDGLLFGRGAVDMKGAVAAFVAAIPAEPTIPLSLIITGDEEGPAIYGTRALIDRMAELGVAPDLCLVGEPTSAQRLGDMMKIGRRGSVNIWITVPGRQGHVAYPHLADNPITPLIAMLADIEGVTLDTGNAWFQPSNIEVTDLHVGNPATNVIPGAAQARLSIRFNDEQSGAALVERITAIAQSHAPAAQVTGRISGEAFLTQPGPFSAMIADAIRAETGIEPELSTTGGTSDARFLSKLCPTVEFGLLNATMHKVDEAVAVEDLHALTRIYAGVIARAGA; via the coding sequence ATGACCGACGCCCTCCCCCTTGCCCAGGCCCTGATCCGGGCAGACAGCGTCACGCCCGCGCGTGGCTCCGTGTTCGACGTGCTGGAGGCCGCGCTGGTGCCGCTGGGCTTCGCCGTGGATCGCTTCACGGTCGGCGAGGAGCCTGACGGTCCGGTCGAGAATTTGTTGGCCACGCGCGGCGGAACGGGCACGCATCTGGCCTTTGCGGGCCATGTCGATGTCGTGCCCGCCGGTGACGGCTGGCAGGGTTCGCCCTTTTCCGGTGAGGTGCGCGACGGTCTGCTCTTCGGGCGCGGCGCGGTGGACATGAAGGGCGCGGTCGCCGCCTTCGTCGCCGCGATCCCTGCCGAGCCGACCATCCCCCTGTCGCTCATCATCACCGGCGACGAGGAAGGCCCCGCGATCTACGGCACCCGTGCACTGATCGACCGGATGGCGGAACTTGGGGTGGCCCCCGACCTCTGTCTGGTCGGCGAGCCGACCTCGGCGCAGCGGCTGGGCGACATGATGAAGATCGGGCGGCGCGGCTCGGTCAACATCTGGATCACCGTCCCGGGGCGGCAGGGGCATGTCGCCTATCCGCATCTGGCCGACAATCCGATCACCCCGCTGATCGCGATGCTGGCCGACATCGAAGGCGTGACGCTCGACACTGGCAATGCCTGGTTCCAGCCGTCCAATATCGAGGTTACCGACCTGCATGTCGGCAACCCCGCGACCAACGTCATTCCGGGCGCAGCGCAGGCGCGCCTGTCGATCCGCTTCAACGACGAACAGAGCGGCGCGGCGCTGGTCGAGCGGATCACAGCCATCGCGCAGAGCCACGCCCCCGCCGCCCAGGTCACTGGCCGCATCTCGGGCGAGGCGTTCCTGACGCAGCCGGGCCCCTTCTCCGCCATGATCGCCGACGCCATTCGCGCCGAGACGGGGATCGAGCCGGAGCTGTCGACCACCGGCGGCACCTCGGACGCGCGTTTCCTGTCGAAGCTGTGCCCGACCGTCGAGTTCGGGTTGCTCAACGCTACGATGCACAAGGTCGACGAGGCGGTCGCGGTCGAGGACCTCCACGCGCTGACCCGCATCTATGCCGGCGTCATCGCTCGCGCGGGCGCCTGA